The sequence CGACAAAATGGTGGACAATTTACTTTGAAGATTTAAAAATATGTAAAAATTTGTAGAAACATGGGTTTAGGTGTATGGCTTAACCTTATAATTCGTGGATTGTAGTGGCAAGTCAGCTTAAAAATACTTTGTTCGATAATAATGCTGCCCCTTACAGCAAAAATGAGTCATAAAGAATTATAATGGATGAAAAATAAGGGAAAGAAGGTAATAAAAAATGGCAGCATTGGCCTCGGAAACAAGCATGCGTCACTTAGAACTTTATGAACAGATCAATAGTCGGAACCATATTAAAGGAACAAACCTTGAAACTAAACTTAAATTTCCAGCCTTGGAGATAGTGTTTGAACAATCACCAACAAACCCTATGATTTTTGCAACATTAAAAAATAATTTAGGTTTAGGTCAAGGTGATCATACCCTTTATGTACGACGTAAGTCCGGATTGATTGAACTCGGAAAAGTTGCATTTAGTATGAGGACTATACACGCTATTACTAGAATTGCCAAAAACTTTAACCCCGAAATTTATGCTATCACTGAGGAACGTGGACGTTACCTCTTAACAGACGATGATTTGGTTGAAACAATCGAATTGGGTCTATGAAAAATTGGAAATATAGCTATATAGCTAGTCCTTAGAAAGGTCGAGATATTATGAAACCAGCAAAATACCAACTTCGCTTCTCTATCTATGGAAGTACACCTAAGACACTTGCCGAAGGTACTTATAAAGAAGTTTTAGCTAAAGTACCGCGTCTAGTGAGCCAGCTTCAAAGTTCACTATACGCTAGTCTCTGGATTGAAGTAAATGGTAAAATTGTTCACGAATGTAGTATTGACTACTTTGGTACCCATTTCTCTAAATATGTTTCATAATTTTACATCAAATTTGTAGTAAAACGAAAAGTTAATGTAAATTATTGATTCAGGCCTGCGAAAGCAGGCCTTTATTTGTCTATATAATTAACAGGGGAAGTTCGAGTTTGGGTAAATTTGACTTTAACTTTTAAATCGGTACTAGGACAGGAGGACTACAATGAAAAAGAAAGTTTTGATTCCATTAATTACTGCTTTCGGTTTAACATGTATGACAGCGGGGGTGATGGCCGCACCTTCTATTGAGAAAATTACTGCATATCTCAATAAAGAAATTAACATCAATATTGACGGTAGAATCTATGTTCCTAAGGACCAGAATAATGAGATCATCGATCCTATCATCTATAACAACAGTACTTATTTACCTTTACGAAGTGTAGCTGAAGCACTTAATATTCAGGTTGACTGGGACGGCGCAACTCAGACTGTAGATTTGTGGACTGAAGCAGGCAGTGCGTCTCGTCCAACTGAGGATACTACTAGTTCTGGTGGATCGAATACCACTACACCGGCTGTAACATTGAATGATGATTCCAATGCTGTGATTAAAGATGGTATGAGTTCTTATACTTTCGACAAAGCTTTTGCAACTGTTCACGCATTAGCGCTGAAAAATAACGAACTTAATGATACTACCAAGCTGAAGCGTTTTGTATTCCAAGCGTCTAAAGAGTATTGGAACCAATCTCCAACTAAATTCGGATTGGCACACAAAACTCTGTATAACACTGATGCATTGGATCAGGTAATGTTGCATCACGCACTCTATGAAAAAGAATCATTTAACGGGCTACTGAGCCTCGATGTGGAATTAAAAGATGATTTCAGCAACTTCGGGTACAACGTTTACACTGTAACGGGTACAGCTGTTAAATCTATCGATGGTGGTCAAAACTTCTATAAAGTAAGAGTTAAGGGTGAACTTGAACTAGGTATCGCTAAAAACGGTGATGTTCGAGTGAATAAAATCGATATTATCGAAGATAAATCTGAAGTAGTTGGCGACGTGTACTAAGTCTATAAACAATCGTAAAAATTAAATAGGTGAAGTTAAAAGTGGGAGTGAAAACTTCCACTTTATTAATTTGACCGATAAATGTATCGGAGGAATCCTTTTGAGTAATCAAAACGATAACAAAGTCAAATTCACTGTGCTAAATCTTAGCAAATACTACTCTGAGCATGACTTTTCCGTTCCAACCTTTCTGAAATCAATCATTGAGAATTTAATTGAGCGTAGTGACGAGAATCAGAATGTTGCTTGTGAAATTAAATTTCATGACGACGGTTTTATCGAAATATCTGATAACGCAGCTATCGATAGTAGATTCGCTGAAAAGGAAGGTAATGGTTATGTTCCAGCAGAGTACTTAACGAACGTTTTAGACTTAACATACGCTGCTGAGGTTACTATCAGTAAAGGAACTAAATCTTATAAATTTGAAGGAAACTATAATCGGGATCAGGTTGAGCGCACAGTAATTAGTACTGATGCAGGTTCTGAGGGGGTTTCTGTAGTATTCAAGTTTATTCCTGAAATCGCTGAAGGTATGAGGTATGTCAATTATGACAAAATTTCAGAATATTTACGGACTTGTTCTATATTCAACCGGAATATTAATTTTACATTGTCCTTCCGCAGGGACACACTTAAATATCAGCTGGGATTTTTCGATATCTCACCTGAAATCACTATTATTAACCGATCTGCGAGTGAGGTCATTGAAATTGGATTTGACGGACCAAGCGACGACAGATATAAAATTTACTTTTCACTCCGAGATATTCATAAGGAAAAATTGGAACGTATCGGTTTTAACCGTGTATCTGTCAGTAAGCCAGAACTACTTGACAAGTTTTACAGTACAATCACCTCGGTGTTCATTGACAAAATTGAAGATTCTTCTTTGTTCATAGATAAATCTTTAGTTGAACGTAATATTAATGTGATAATGGATTATAGAGGTGACATCAACGAGAAAGAGTTGCAGGAACGTCTAGGAGATATTTTACAGTTAAAATTAGATGATATTTCTGACACTCCTGACTTCGCGGATCTCGTAGATCATTTAATGGATCGACACTAAATAAATGGAGGTATTTTATATGGAGGGAAAACTTTTAGCAACTCATGATAGCCGAATTCTTGGGGATATTAACGACTTCAGTGTGGAAAGCGAATTTTGTAACTACCTTAGTCGGTTTCATGATATATCATTTGCATTGACACTTTATGAATACTACGACACTTCAATTTTCGTATTCCTTATCGAGGGTAAACTGTATCTTTGTGATATTGCTGAGGAAGGTTATAACGAGAATCAATCATACTTCATCGGTAAAATGTACGAATTTGAATCGGTTGATGGCATTATGGAGTACTTGGATAAAACTGGTCACTACGAAGACGATGAATACGCTGAAATCAGAGAAAGTTTTAACACTTTCAATTTTGCTAGGTAAATGGAGGATTAATAATGACAATAAAACCTATCGCAGTTCATAATGGTAAGACAAACGGTGAAATCGGTGAACATAATCCGATAAGTGTATTTAACCGATTACTTGGACAGCTTGATCAAGTATCAAATGAATTATGTCTGTATGAGTACATTGGCGATTCTATTAATGTATATTACGACCAAAGATTCTACCTTTCTATTATTCAAGAAAAAGGCCA is a genomic window of Paenibacillus pabuli containing:
- a CDS encoding copper amine oxidase N-terminal domain-containing protein, translated to MKKKVLIPLITAFGLTCMTAGVMAAPSIEKITAYLNKEININIDGRIYVPKDQNNEIIDPIIYNNSTYLPLRSVAEALNIQVDWDGATQTVDLWTEAGSASRPTEDTTSSGGSNTTTPAVTLNDDSNAVIKDGMSSYTFDKAFATVHALALKNNELNDTTKLKRFVFQASKEYWNQSPTKFGLAHKTLYNTDALDQVMLHHALYEKESFNGLLSLDVELKDDFSNFGYNVYTVTGTAVKSIDGGQNFYKVRVKGELELGIAKNGDVRVNKIDIIEDKSEVVGDVY